The following is a genomic window from Bacillus sp. FJAT-52991.
AAAGTAGAGCGATCACACTGGCGGCCACTAGCCATTGAAGGTATTTCTTTTCTATTAAAAGCCATTTAGCATTCCTCAATCCAAGCACTGTTATAGCAAACACGCCGCCAAAAAAAGCAACAATAAATAAACTGCCAACGTTATAGCTTTCCGTTTGTCGGGCTGTCCCTTCCGACAAACTTGGCGTATATAAGCTTTCTTCTTGCATCTCTCCCCATCCCCCTAAGCTACCACTCTTTCATTTGTCTCTATATTATATTAAGAGGGTTAATCTTTACAACCAACAGGAAACTATGGTTAAATAGGTAAAAATATTTATATTATTTCCACCAGGAAAAAATTTTGCTCCTTAATTTTACATAAATTAAGAGGCTGCGCATTTTAGCACAGCCTCTTAAGATAATTACATTCACTATACTTTCCGATACTTTCGCAAAGCTAAAATATTTAAGAGCATAAACAAGATCGAGAAACCTGCTAGCGCCAGAAGATCTAAGTTAATTTCCTCCCAGCCATAGCCCCTAACCATCACATCTCTCAAAGCATCCGCTGCATAATATAACGGTGTCAATGGACCAATCCAGCTCAGCCATTCAGAGATCGTTTCTAAATTAAACAATCCCGAAAAAAAGAATTGCGGCACGACAACGATCGGAATAAACTGAATCATTTGCAGCTCATTATTAGCAAAAGCAGATAATAAAATACCGAGAGTAAGAGCAGTTAAAGATAAAAGCAAGGCAATGAGCAATACATACCCAAATGCACCTTCCATCAACATCCCGAGCACATAAATGGCATAGGAGGCGATGATCGTCGCCTGAATCATTGTAAAAATGCCGAACCCAAGCACATAGCCAAGCACGATTTCCCATTTTCGCAACGGACTAGCAAGCAGCCGCTCCAATGTACCTGTTGTACGCTCTCTTAAAAACGAGACGCCAGCAATCAAAAACACAAAGAAAAAAACAAAAAAGCCGAGAAGCACGGGTCCGAAATAATCGAACTGCCCCATCTCACTAGAACCATGTAAATATTCCATCGTCAGTTCGGGTGATTTTTCATTTTTTTGCAACGGTTGAAGAACTGTTTGTAGCCATTTAACAGTCGCTCCTGTGACTGTTGGATCGCTTCCTTCAAGATAAACAGAAGGCTTCGACTGATCAAATACGACATAGCCATCAATGGTTTGCTTCTTTAAGTCTTTGAGTGCTTCACTTTCATTCGCATATTCATGAATGTCTGCACCCTCTAAGTTCAATTGCTTCATCATCGGTTCAGAAATATTAACAAGACCAACTTTAGGCGTATAATCTTCCCCATTAAATACGAAGTGAAGCATCGTTAAAACGAGAATCGGCGCAAAAATTAACAGCCCCATCGTCCTTTTATCACGTACAATTTGACGTAAAATTCTAATCACGAGCGCTTTTACTCTCACCTTAAGCACCTCCATAAACAAGAAAGGCTTCTTCAATCGTTGCCGAATTGGTTTCTTTCTTTAATTCATTCGGCGTACCAATTGCGATAAGAGAGCCATCCCTCATTAATCCTAAACGATCACATTTTTCAGCTTCATCCATAACGTGGGTCGTCACAATCAACGTCGTTCCTTTATCCTTTAATTCGTAAAAAGCACCCCAAATACTTTTACGTAAAACAGGATCAATACCAACAGTGGGTTCATCAAGAATTAGAAGTTCCGGCTCATGAAGAAGGGCAATCGCCAATGAAAGCCTTCTTTTCATGCCGCCAGAATAAGTAGAGACGAGCTTATTGACATGGTCGGTCAACTGCACAATCTCCATCACCTCTTCTATCCTTTGCTGTTGTCTTTTCCCTTGTAATCCATATAACGAAGCAAAAAACTGCAGATTTTCCTTAGCAGACAACTCTCCATATAACGCATCAGACTGCGCCATATAGCCAATCCGCTCCATCAACGCTAATGAAGGCATTTTCTGTTGAAAAAGAAAATTCTCACCCGATGTCGGCAAATCTAACCCGACAAGCTGCTTCACTAGGGTCGTTTTCCCTGCACCAGAAGGTCCTAAAAGACCAAAGATTTCACCACTGTTAATTTGTAGCGTAATATCTTTCAACACTTGGTGCTTTCCAAACGCTTTCGAAACATGTTGAACAGAGACAATATCATTCGACAAATTCATTTCTCTCCCTCCTCATAAATAACAGCGGATAATCACTCATTTTTATTAAAAAAATAGCGGCACGAAAAATTCTATGCCACCCTCTCTTCATTTATTTCTCTGTTGCCTTACATTTGGAATTGTCCGCAGCACTTCTGAAACAATCAGCCCCATCGCAATCGCTCCTGAGATCATGAAGGCTTTAGCAGCCAACGCCAAAGCTGTGTTGTAATCATTTTGGACAAAGCTGCGCATCGCATTGTAGGAAATTCCTCCGGGGACAAGCGGAATAATTCCTGCCACAATAAAAATGATAATCGGCATTTTATATCGTTTAGCATAAATATGACTAATAATAGCAATCATAAAAGCCGATATGCCGGTTGAGAGCACCGCATTGACTCCTTGTTCCCAAAACAGATAATAGATAATCCAGCCAATCATCCCAACAAATCCGCTTATAAGGATTGATTCTTTCGGTGCATTAAAAATAATGCCAAAAGCGGCGGCTGCAATAAAGCTTGTCACTAGCTGTATCACAATATCCATTTAAAATCCTCCATTCTGAAAAAAAGTGATAACTACAGCAATCCCTGTTCCAATCGCAAAAGCAGTCAGAAATGCTTCTGCCCCTCTCGCTAAGCCAGAAATTAAGTGACCTGCCATTAAATCACGCACCGCATTTGTAATCAACAAACCAGGTACAAGCGGCATCACCGAACCGATAATAATTTTATCCAACTCCTTGCCAATCCCCGTCCAGATGAAAAAGTACGAAAGCAACCCAATAATCACGGCCGCTGTAAATTCAGAAAAAAACTTGATCGGCACAAGTCGGTGTAAGTAAATGGCTGCGGCAAACCCTGCTCCCCCCGCAATCATTGCTGGTACAAAGTCATACCACGTACCTTGGAACATCATTACGAAACAACCACTCGAAATAAAAGCAGCTAGGATTCGCACGGGAAGCGAAAAAGCCATTTCAACTTTTTGTAAACTCTTTAATTCCTGATACGCTTGTTCCACTGTTAGCTCACCAGCACTAATCCTTCTCGAAATGCTGTTCACCATACAAACCTTTTGCAAATCGATTGTTCTCTCGGAAATTCGAATGAGCTTTGTCTTCGTCGGCTCTCGTGTCTCAATTGAAAACATGATGCCCGTTGGTGTCACGTAACAATGGGATTCTCTAATACCAAAAGACGTCGCAATTCTCATCATCGTATCCTCTACTCGATACGTCTCAGCACCGCTCTCTAACATCATCTTGCCCGCCAGCAAACTCACATCCATAATGTCGTATTTTTCTTCTAATTGACGTTCCATCGTATCTCTCCATGAGTTTTTTTATCATTATACCCTCCAAAGTGGTTGGACGAAAACAAGCTGCGAATTAATTTTTTTCACTATTATGAATGGGTTTATCGGGAGACGACCGAAATCTGGCCATCGGCGACTGTATTTGTTGTTAAACCGACTGAAACATACTGCTAGGCGACTGATTTTTCGATATGCCCGACCGATTAATAGCCGTTCGCGACTAATCAGTGATTTTCCCATATAAAAAAGGCACCAATGTACGGTGCCTTCCCCTTGATTAGTTCTCTAACATCATTTGTTCTAATTTCAACGGCTCAATATACTCACCTTGTTTATAAGCACGCATATTGCCACCAGAAATTTCGTCAATTAATACGATTTGTCCGTCAGCCAAGCGGCCAAATTCAAATTTAATATCGTATAATTCGATTTCTTTCTTCGCTAACTCTTCTTTCACTGTGTTTGCGATTTTCTGCGTTAACTCTTTCAATACCGCATACTCTTCTTTTGTCAAAATCCCTAACATATCAAGAGCATCTTCTGTAATCGGCGGATCTTGGCGATCATCATCCTTTAATGTCACTTCAACAAAGGCATCTAATGGTTGGCCTTCTTCTGCATACATGCCGTAGCGACGAAGAAAACTTCCAACTGCCCGGAAACGGCAAATAACTTCTAGCCCTTTGCCAAATACAGTAGCCGGCTTCACTGTCATAGTTGCTTCTTCAATATTGGCATCTACATAATGAGTAGGAATCTCTTTTTCTTGTAGAATTTCAAAAAAATGTTTCGTTAAACGAAGCCCTGCACGGCCTACTCCTTCGATCGTTAAGCCAACTGTGTTAGCTCCCGGATCGAACACACCATTTTCCCCAGTGACATCATCTTTAAATTTCAGAAGGTAGTTCCCATCCTCCAATGCATAGACGTCTTTTGTTTTCCCTTTGTAAGTCAGTTTCATCAATAAATTCCCCTTTTACAAATTTTTCGAATCCTTTCTTATTATGCAACAATTTCCTCGAGAAAAAAATGTCTAAATTTCACGTTCCTTGTACTCCTATTGTAGAAATTTGGTATGCTTAAGGAAAAGAGTTGGGAAAGGAGTGGAACAAGCCGTGGATCTGTTAGAAAAAGCTCGAGCCACGAAAGATAGTCAAACAGCCTTAAAATATTACGAACAGCTAGAACATGAGTGCTTTGAAGCGAAAGACTTTGCGGTGTATGCAGAAGGTCTTCACTATACAGGACGAACGAAGGAAGGAATCGCTGTTCTTGAAGAAGGTCTCAAACGTTTTCCAGATGATGCTTACTTAAACGGAGTAACCGGTCATATTTTAAGAGAAGATGATCGCGAAGAGGAAGCCCTTACCTTTTTAAATAAAGCGATCAGTATAGAAGATTATTATTGGTACTATTACACAAGAGCACTCGTCCACCAATATTTAGGCCACATGGATGAAGCATTTGCTGACTATGAAGAAGCCATTAAACGTGAACAGGAGCTCGGTCATCCGCAAGTGAATTCTTCTTGGTATGAATATGGCTGCGTTTTATTTGATAATGGATTTGTCGACAAAGCATTAGACGCTTTTCAACAAGCCGTTCAATCAGAGGAGCATGCCGTCCCTATGTTTTACTACCGTTTAGCGAAAGCCTACGAGGAAAAAGGCGAGCTAGATGCTGCGGTAGAAAGTATGGAGAAAGCTCATCAACTAATTGCTTCTTTCCGGTCAATGGATGATAAAGGCTTGCGACTACATTGGGATCGAGCCCGCTATTCCGCTGATGCCGTACGTACCTTTCAATCGATTATTGAAGCAGGCTTTGACTTTTTGCCAGATTATGCGCAGTTGTTGTTGGAAACTGGTAAAACACAAGAAGCCGAAGAAGCACTGAATGAGGCTATCACTCGCTACCCTGATGCCTTTAGCTTATATATGGAGCGTGGGATTTTTCTATTTGAGCTAGAAAAATATGAAGAAAGTCTTGCGGATTTTCATCGAGCACAAGAGCTGGACTCAGAAGATCCTGATCCCCAGTATTGGCTGAGCCGCGTTCATTATTTCTCCGGAAATTTACGACAAGCACTCGTTCATTGCCATGAATTAGTTAAGCTAGACAGCGAGGATGCAAGCGTCTATAAAGTAAGAGCTCACCTTTACGAAAAACTAGACCGT
Proteins encoded in this region:
- a CDS encoding threonine/serine exporter family protein; translation: MDIVIQLVTSFIAAAAFGIIFNAPKESILISGFVGMIGWIIYYLFWEQGVNAVLSTGISAFMIAIISHIYAKRYKMPIIIFIVAGIIPLVPGGISYNAMRSFVQNDYNTALALAAKAFMISGAIAMGLIVSEVLRTIPNVRQQRNK
- a CDS encoding tetratricopeptide repeat protein, with the protein product MDLLEKARATKDSQTALKYYEQLEHECFEAKDFAVYAEGLHYTGRTKEGIAVLEEGLKRFPDDAYLNGVTGHILREDDREEEALTFLNKAISIEDYYWYYYTRALVHQYLGHMDEAFADYEEAIKREQELGHPQVNSSWYEYGCVLFDNGFVDKALDAFQQAVQSEEHAVPMFYYRLAKAYEEKGELDAAVESMEKAHQLIASFRSMDDKGLRLHWDRARYSADAVRTFQSIIEAGFDFLPDYAQLLLETGKTQEAEEALNEAITRYPDAFSLYMERGIFLFELEKYEESLADFHRAQELDSEDPDPQYWLSRVHYFSGNLRQALVHCHELVKLDSEDASVYKVRAHLYEKLDRWEKAENDYTISLEKEADNRDQTFRERSFARYQQGKFEQAYDDLKLALEENPSLLESSEFALDEGMALLAMGYLDQAEEAFTKGIEIEPPSPVILEKRARCRLSQEKFQEALEDCNEAIDLAPEYAILYHLRGLIHLRMQNSESALADIEHFIELVPGNPQGFITLGLIYESLGQDEAAEELYSMAITINAFIPEPYYRRAFLRAEQGLLDEAASDYVQWVSLYGKELSTDIWPALLEQIEDIDETVLELALQKIKQTYGKTPHLLS
- a CDS encoding threonine/serine exporter family protein, giving the protein MERQLEEKYDIMDVSLLAGKMMLESGAETYRVEDTMMRIATSFGIRESHCYVTPTGIMFSIETREPTKTKLIRISERTIDLQKVCMVNSISRRISAGELTVEQAYQELKSLQKVEMAFSLPVRILAAFISSGCFVMMFQGTWYDFVPAMIAGGAGFAAAIYLHRLVPIKFFSEFTAAVIIGLLSYFFIWTGIGKELDKIIIGSVMPLVPGLLITNAVRDLMAGHLISGLARGAEAFLTAFAIGTGIAVVITFFQNGGF
- a CDS encoding ABC transporter ATP-binding protein, which encodes MNLSNDIVSVQHVSKAFGKHQVLKDITLQINSGEIFGLLGPSGAGKTTLVKQLVGLDLPTSGENFLFQQKMPSLALMERIGYMAQSDALYGELSAKENLQFFASLYGLQGKRQQQRIEEVMEIVQLTDHVNKLVSTYSGGMKRRLSLAIALLHEPELLILDEPTVGIDPVLRKSIWGAFYELKDKGTTLIVTTHVMDEAEKCDRLGLMRDGSLIAIGTPNELKKETNSATIEEAFLVYGGA
- a CDS encoding ABC transporter permease, which codes for MRVKALVIRILRQIVRDKRTMGLLIFAPILVLTMLHFVFNGEDYTPKVGLVNISEPMMKQLNLEGADIHEYANESEALKDLKKQTIDGYVVFDQSKPSVYLEGSDPTVTGATVKWLQTVLQPLQKNEKSPELTMEYLHGSSEMGQFDYFGPVLLGFFVFFFVFLIAGVSFLRERTTGTLERLLASPLRKWEIVLGYVLGFGIFTMIQATIIASYAIYVLGMLMEGAFGYVLLIALLLSLTALTLGILLSAFANNELQMIQFIPIVVVPQFFFSGLFNLETISEWLSWIGPLTPLYYAADALRDVMVRGYGWEEINLDLLALAGFSILFMLLNILALRKYRKV
- a CDS encoding phosphoribosylaminoimidazolesuccinocarboxamide synthase; amino-acid sequence: MKLTYKGKTKDVYALEDGNYLLKFKDDVTGENGVFDPGANTVGLTIEGVGRAGLRLTKHFFEILQEKEIPTHYVDANIEEATMTVKPATVFGKGLEVICRFRAVGSFLRRYGMYAEEGQPLDAFVEVTLKDDDRQDPPITEDALDMLGILTKEEYAVLKELTQKIANTVKEELAKKEIELYDIKFEFGRLADGQIVLIDEISGGNMRAYKQGEYIEPLKLEQMMLEN